A single genomic interval of Paralichthys olivaceus isolate ysfri-2021 chromosome 7, ASM2471397v2, whole genome shotgun sequence harbors:
- the fgd4a gene encoding FYVE, RhoGEF and PH domain-containing protein 4a isoform X8, with amino-acid sequence MKRRRKYWFWSRKERKGKAVCFQSKNADEEACVAVKIEHSRALGSSPACDRSNAPSVQACLNRASGGTTNKSRGGVNGRGLSGRPRLQSKPEVPPKPLHLQSPVTELLSPLGRTKKPSLRRGMEEGGGGRGGGGGMTPVNRERAREKHSKVSDLISRFEENSHTENKRDSSPLKPVSKSTNCSPAHRPSQKQTESGRNQENHSSVLKDDHKPEANGVVAQMEQDKEDKKECENESVRIDTTELVNGDMGDGGAEQDEDHSPPPTVRTDGEAEDKKDSGTATDNEHRSEEGSTDHKETNEQKLFKIASELLQTEKAYVSRLNLLDQEFCTKLMDEANKGTFPVDVVKNIFSNISSIHTFHSQFLLPDLEKRMGEWALTPRIGDILQKLTPFLKMYAEYVKNFDKAMELLKQWTDRSPQFKATIQEIQSQEACGSLTLQHHMLEPVQRVPRYEMLLKDYLKKLPAEDPDRRDAEKSLEIIATAATHSNSAIRKSENLKKLLEIYEMLGEEEDIVHPSNEFIKEGHILKLAARNTSAMERYLFLFNNMLLYCVPKFSLGGTKYTVRTRIGVDGMKVLETTNEDYPHTFQVSGKERTLELQASSEQDKAGWIKAFRKTIEIFQQKNESFKNALKDSEEVSKAELGKRAPRWIRDNEVTMCMTCKEPFNALTRRRHHCRACGYVVCWKCSDNKVPLEYDGNKMNKVCRDCFPILTGETVAGGKKKGILEIEAAQFSGSSIMCGFLQYCEKNKPWQKVWCVIPEKECLVLYLYGAPQDVKAQCTIPLLGYSVDDSVRPTDTPSTFRLSQSKSVHNFSAESEELKQRWLKVIRVAVRGEVPECPHTNGTNANVTDDNSTQEAATDSS; translated from the exons cTCTCGGCAGTAGCCCTGCGTGCGATCGCAGCAACGCACCCAGCGTGCAGGCGTGCCTGAATCGGGCCAGCGGTGGGACAACCAACAAGAGCAGGGGGGGAGTCAATGGAAGAGGCCTCAGTGGCAGGCCTCGGCTGCAGTCTAAACCAGAAG TGCCTCCAAAGCCACTGCACCTCCAGAGCCCAGTGACGGAGCTCTTGTCCCCACTGGGCCGCACCAAGAAACCATCACTTAGAAGGGGCATGGAGGAGGGaggcggaggaagaggaggaggaggaggaatgacgCCAGTGAACCGGGAGAGGGCCAGAGAGAAACACTCCAAAGTCTCAGACCTGATCAGTCGCTTTGAGGAGAACAg CCAcacagagaacaagagagaCAGCTCGCCGCTCAAGCCTGTCAGCAAGTCCACCAACTGCAGCCCGGCGCACCGCCCCAGCCAGAAGCAGACGGAGAGCGGCAGGAATCAGGAGAACCACTCCTCCGTGCTCAAGGATGACCACAAGCCGGAGGCCAACGGGGTGGTAGCACAGATGGAGCAGGACAAGGAGGACAAAAAGGAGTGTGAGAATGAAAGTGTGAGGATAGACACCACCGAGCTGGTCAATGGAGATATGGGGGACGGGGGAGCAGAGCAGGATGAGGATCATTCACCTCCACCGACAGTGAGGACTGATGGAGAAGCTGAGGACAAGAAGGACAGCGGGACTGCGACAGACAACGAGCACAGGAGTGAAGAAGGGAGCACAGACCATAAG GAGACGAATGAGCAGAAGCTGTTTAAAATCGCCAGCGAGCTGCTGCAGACGGAGAAGGCCTACGTATCCAGACTGAACCTGCTGGACCAG GAGTTCTGTACGAAGCTAATGGACGAGGCTAATAAGGGAACGTTCCCTGTGGACGTGGTGAAGAACATCTTCTCCAACATCTCCTCCATCCACACCTTCCACAGCCAGTTTCTGCTTCCAGACCTGGAGAAACGCATGGGAGAATG gGCGTTGACACCTCGCATCGGGGACATCCTCCAGAAACTCACACCCTTCCTCAAGATGTACGCAGAGTACGTGAAGAATTTCGACAAGGCCATGGAGCTGCTGAAGCAGTGGACCGACCGTTCTCCTCAGTTCAAGGCCACAATCCAGGAGATACAG AGTCAAGAGGCCTGTGGCAGCCTGACGCTGCAGCATCACATGTTGGAGCCTGTGCAGAGAGTCCCTCGATACGAGATGCTGCTAAAAGACTATCTGAAGAAGCTGCCTGCGGAAGACCCTGACCGACGAGATGCAGAAA aatcGTTAGAAATCATTGCCACAGCAGCGACTCACTCCAACAGCGCCATACGGAAATCT GAGAATCTAAAGAAACTGTTGGAGATTTACGAGatgctgggagaggaggaggacatcgTTCATCCGTCCAACGAGTTCATCAAAGAGGGCCACATCCTGAAGCTGGCAGCCAGGAACACGTCAGCCATGGAGCGATACCTCTTCCTG TTCAACAACATGCTGTTGTACTGCGTGCCCAAATTCAGCCTGGGAGGAACCAAGTACACGGTGAGGACGCGAATCGGTGTCGACGGCATGAAAGTCCTGGAAACAACCAATGAGGACTACCCTCACACCTTCCAGGTGTCGGGGAAAGAGAGGACGCTGGAGCTACAAGCCAG cTCCGAGCAGGACAAGGCGGGCTGGATTAAG GCTTTCCGGAAGACCATTGAGATCTTCCAGCAAAAGAACGAATCCTTTAAGAACGCATTAAAAGATTCTGAGGAAGTGTCG AAAGCGGAGCTGGGGAAGCGTGCCCCTCGCTGGATCCGTGACAATGAAGTAACAATGTGCATGACATGTAAAGAGCCTTTCAACGCTCTCACACGGCGGAGACACCACTGCAGAGCCTGCGGCTAT GTGGTGTGCTGGAAATGTTCAGACAACAAGGTGCCGCTCGAATATGACGGCAACAAGATGAACAAAGTCTGCAGGGACTGTTTCCCCATCCTGACTGGAGAAACAGTAGCTGGGGGGAAGAAGAAGGGAATACTGGAG ATCGAAGCAGCTCAGTTCTCCGGCAGCAGCATCATGTGTGGCTTCCTTCAGTACTGCGAGAAGAACAAACCCTGGCAGAAGGTTTGGTGCGTCATCCCTGAGAAGGAATGTCTGGTGCTCTACCTCTACGGAGCTCCACAg GACGTGAAGGCCCAGTGCACAATCCCCCTCCTGGGTTACTCAGTGGATGACAGCGTGCGGCCCACAGACACTCCGTCCACCTTCCGCCTCTCCCAGTCCAAGTCCGTGCACAACTTTTCTGCTGAATCCGAGGAGCTCAAGCAGCGCTGGCTGAAAGTCATCCGGGTGGCAGTGAGGGGAGAGGTGCCAGAATGCCCTCACACCAACGGCACCAACGCAAACGTGACGGACGACAACAGCACACAGGAGGCGGCGACTGACAGCTCATAA
- the fgd4a gene encoding FYVE, RhoGEF and PH domain-containing protein 4a isoform X4 — protein MKRRRKYWFWSRKGKNSKMCLLCCYERKGKAVCFQSKNADEEACVAVKIEHSRALGSSPACDRSNAPSVQACLNRASGGTTNKSRGGVNGRGLSGRPRLQSKPEVPPKPLHLQSPVTELLSPLGRTKKPSLRRGMEEGGGGRGGGGGMTPVNRERAREKHSKVSDLISRFEENSHTENKRDSSPLKPVSKSTNCSPAHRPSQKQTESGRNQENHSSVLKDDHKPEANGVVAQMEQDKEDKKECENESVRIDTTELVNGDMGDGGAEQDEDHSPPPTVRTDGEAEDKKDSGTATDNEHRSEEGSTDHKETNEQKLFKIASELLQTEKAYVSRLNLLDQEFCTKLMDEANKGTFPVDVVKNIFSNISSIHTFHSQFLLPDLEKRMGEWALTPRIGDILQKLTPFLKMYAEYVKNFDKAMELLKQWTDRSPQFKATIQEIQSQEACGSLTLQHHMLEPVQRVPRYEMLLKDYLKKLPAEDPDRRDAEKSLEIIATAATHSNSAIRKSENLKKLLEIYEMLGEEEDIVHPSNEFIKEGHILKLAARNTSAMERYLFLFNNMLLYCVPKFSLGGTKYTVRTRIGVDGMKVLETTNEDYPHTFQVSGKERTLELQASSEQDKAGWIKAFRKTIEIFQQKNESFKNALKDSEEVSKAELGKRAPRWIRDNEVTMCMTCKEPFNALTRRRHHCRACGYVVCWKCSDNKVPLEYDGNKMNKVCRDCFPILTGETVAGGKKKGILEIEAAQFSGSSIMCGFLQYCEKNKPWQKVWCVIPEKECLVLYLYGAPQDVKAQCTIPLLGYSVDDSVRPTDTPSTFRLSQSKSVHNFSAESEELKQRWLKVIRVAVRGEVPECPHTNGTNANVTDDNSTQEAATDSS, from the exons cTCTCGGCAGTAGCCCTGCGTGCGATCGCAGCAACGCACCCAGCGTGCAGGCGTGCCTGAATCGGGCCAGCGGTGGGACAACCAACAAGAGCAGGGGGGGAGTCAATGGAAGAGGCCTCAGTGGCAGGCCTCGGCTGCAGTCTAAACCAGAAG TGCCTCCAAAGCCACTGCACCTCCAGAGCCCAGTGACGGAGCTCTTGTCCCCACTGGGCCGCACCAAGAAACCATCACTTAGAAGGGGCATGGAGGAGGGaggcggaggaagaggaggaggaggaggaatgacgCCAGTGAACCGGGAGAGGGCCAGAGAGAAACACTCCAAAGTCTCAGACCTGATCAGTCGCTTTGAGGAGAACAg CCAcacagagaacaagagagaCAGCTCGCCGCTCAAGCCTGTCAGCAAGTCCACCAACTGCAGCCCGGCGCACCGCCCCAGCCAGAAGCAGACGGAGAGCGGCAGGAATCAGGAGAACCACTCCTCCGTGCTCAAGGATGACCACAAGCCGGAGGCCAACGGGGTGGTAGCACAGATGGAGCAGGACAAGGAGGACAAAAAGGAGTGTGAGAATGAAAGTGTGAGGATAGACACCACCGAGCTGGTCAATGGAGATATGGGGGACGGGGGAGCAGAGCAGGATGAGGATCATTCACCTCCACCGACAGTGAGGACTGATGGAGAAGCTGAGGACAAGAAGGACAGCGGGACTGCGACAGACAACGAGCACAGGAGTGAAGAAGGGAGCACAGACCATAAG GAGACGAATGAGCAGAAGCTGTTTAAAATCGCCAGCGAGCTGCTGCAGACGGAGAAGGCCTACGTATCCAGACTGAACCTGCTGGACCAG GAGTTCTGTACGAAGCTAATGGACGAGGCTAATAAGGGAACGTTCCCTGTGGACGTGGTGAAGAACATCTTCTCCAACATCTCCTCCATCCACACCTTCCACAGCCAGTTTCTGCTTCCAGACCTGGAGAAACGCATGGGAGAATG gGCGTTGACACCTCGCATCGGGGACATCCTCCAGAAACTCACACCCTTCCTCAAGATGTACGCAGAGTACGTGAAGAATTTCGACAAGGCCATGGAGCTGCTGAAGCAGTGGACCGACCGTTCTCCTCAGTTCAAGGCCACAATCCAGGAGATACAG AGTCAAGAGGCCTGTGGCAGCCTGACGCTGCAGCATCACATGTTGGAGCCTGTGCAGAGAGTCCCTCGATACGAGATGCTGCTAAAAGACTATCTGAAGAAGCTGCCTGCGGAAGACCCTGACCGACGAGATGCAGAAA aatcGTTAGAAATCATTGCCACAGCAGCGACTCACTCCAACAGCGCCATACGGAAATCT GAGAATCTAAAGAAACTGTTGGAGATTTACGAGatgctgggagaggaggaggacatcgTTCATCCGTCCAACGAGTTCATCAAAGAGGGCCACATCCTGAAGCTGGCAGCCAGGAACACGTCAGCCATGGAGCGATACCTCTTCCTG TTCAACAACATGCTGTTGTACTGCGTGCCCAAATTCAGCCTGGGAGGAACCAAGTACACGGTGAGGACGCGAATCGGTGTCGACGGCATGAAAGTCCTGGAAACAACCAATGAGGACTACCCTCACACCTTCCAGGTGTCGGGGAAAGAGAGGACGCTGGAGCTACAAGCCAG cTCCGAGCAGGACAAGGCGGGCTGGATTAAG GCTTTCCGGAAGACCATTGAGATCTTCCAGCAAAAGAACGAATCCTTTAAGAACGCATTAAAAGATTCTGAGGAAGTGTCG AAAGCGGAGCTGGGGAAGCGTGCCCCTCGCTGGATCCGTGACAATGAAGTAACAATGTGCATGACATGTAAAGAGCCTTTCAACGCTCTCACACGGCGGAGACACCACTGCAGAGCCTGCGGCTAT GTGGTGTGCTGGAAATGTTCAGACAACAAGGTGCCGCTCGAATATGACGGCAACAAGATGAACAAAGTCTGCAGGGACTGTTTCCCCATCCTGACTGGAGAAACAGTAGCTGGGGGGAAGAAGAAGGGAATACTGGAG ATCGAAGCAGCTCAGTTCTCCGGCAGCAGCATCATGTGTGGCTTCCTTCAGTACTGCGAGAAGAACAAACCCTGGCAGAAGGTTTGGTGCGTCATCCCTGAGAAGGAATGTCTGGTGCTCTACCTCTACGGAGCTCCACAg GACGTGAAGGCCCAGTGCACAATCCCCCTCCTGGGTTACTCAGTGGATGACAGCGTGCGGCCCACAGACACTCCGTCCACCTTCCGCCTCTCCCAGTCCAAGTCCGTGCACAACTTTTCTGCTGAATCCGAGGAGCTCAAGCAGCGCTGGCTGAAAGTCATCCGGGTGGCAGTGAGGGGAGAGGTGCCAGAATGCCCTCACACCAACGGCACCAACGCAAACGTGACGGACGACAACAGCACACAGGAGGCGGCGACTGACAGCTCATAA
- the fgd4a gene encoding FYVE, RhoGEF and PH domain-containing protein 4a isoform X3, with the protein MDCLAARYRRCRLRHVASDTGLTMKRRRKYWFWSRKERKGKAVCFQSKNADEEACVAVKIEHSRALGSSPACDRSNAPSVQACLNRASGGTTNKSRGGVNGRGLSGRPRLQSKPEVPPKPLHLQSPVTELLSPLGRTKKPSLRRGMEEGGGGRGGGGGMTPVNRERAREKHSKVSDLISRFEENSHTENKRDSSPLKPVSKSTNCSPAHRPSQKQTESGRNQENHSSVLKDDHKPEANGVVAQMEQDKEDKKECENESVRIDTTELVNGDMGDGGAEQDEDHSPPPTVRTDGEAEDKKDSGTATDNEHRSEEGSTDHKETNEQKLFKIASELLQTEKAYVSRLNLLDQEFCTKLMDEANKGTFPVDVVKNIFSNISSIHTFHSQFLLPDLEKRMGEWALTPRIGDILQKLTPFLKMYAEYVKNFDKAMELLKQWTDRSPQFKATIQEIQSQEACGSLTLQHHMLEPVQRVPRYEMLLKDYLKKLPAEDPDRRDAEKSLEIIATAATHSNSAIRKSENLKKLLEIYEMLGEEEDIVHPSNEFIKEGHILKLAARNTSAMERYLFLFNNMLLYCVPKFSLGGTKYTVRTRIGVDGMKVLETTNEDYPHTFQVSGKERTLELQASSEQDKAGWIKAFRKTIEIFQQKNESFKNALKDSEEVSKAELGKRAPRWIRDNEVTMCMTCKEPFNALTRRRHHCRACGYVVCWKCSDNKVPLEYDGNKMNKVCRDCFPILTGETVAGGKKKGILEIEAAQFSGSSIMCGFLQYCEKNKPWQKVWCVIPEKECLVLYLYGAPQDVKAQCTIPLLGYSVDDSVRPTDTPSTFRLSQSKSVHNFSAESEELKQRWLKVIRVAVRGEVPECPHTNGTNANVTDDNSTQEAATDSS; encoded by the exons cTCTCGGCAGTAGCCCTGCGTGCGATCGCAGCAACGCACCCAGCGTGCAGGCGTGCCTGAATCGGGCCAGCGGTGGGACAACCAACAAGAGCAGGGGGGGAGTCAATGGAAGAGGCCTCAGTGGCAGGCCTCGGCTGCAGTCTAAACCAGAAG TGCCTCCAAAGCCACTGCACCTCCAGAGCCCAGTGACGGAGCTCTTGTCCCCACTGGGCCGCACCAAGAAACCATCACTTAGAAGGGGCATGGAGGAGGGaggcggaggaagaggaggaggaggaggaatgacgCCAGTGAACCGGGAGAGGGCCAGAGAGAAACACTCCAAAGTCTCAGACCTGATCAGTCGCTTTGAGGAGAACAg CCAcacagagaacaagagagaCAGCTCGCCGCTCAAGCCTGTCAGCAAGTCCACCAACTGCAGCCCGGCGCACCGCCCCAGCCAGAAGCAGACGGAGAGCGGCAGGAATCAGGAGAACCACTCCTCCGTGCTCAAGGATGACCACAAGCCGGAGGCCAACGGGGTGGTAGCACAGATGGAGCAGGACAAGGAGGACAAAAAGGAGTGTGAGAATGAAAGTGTGAGGATAGACACCACCGAGCTGGTCAATGGAGATATGGGGGACGGGGGAGCAGAGCAGGATGAGGATCATTCACCTCCACCGACAGTGAGGACTGATGGAGAAGCTGAGGACAAGAAGGACAGCGGGACTGCGACAGACAACGAGCACAGGAGTGAAGAAGGGAGCACAGACCATAAG GAGACGAATGAGCAGAAGCTGTTTAAAATCGCCAGCGAGCTGCTGCAGACGGAGAAGGCCTACGTATCCAGACTGAACCTGCTGGACCAG GAGTTCTGTACGAAGCTAATGGACGAGGCTAATAAGGGAACGTTCCCTGTGGACGTGGTGAAGAACATCTTCTCCAACATCTCCTCCATCCACACCTTCCACAGCCAGTTTCTGCTTCCAGACCTGGAGAAACGCATGGGAGAATG gGCGTTGACACCTCGCATCGGGGACATCCTCCAGAAACTCACACCCTTCCTCAAGATGTACGCAGAGTACGTGAAGAATTTCGACAAGGCCATGGAGCTGCTGAAGCAGTGGACCGACCGTTCTCCTCAGTTCAAGGCCACAATCCAGGAGATACAG AGTCAAGAGGCCTGTGGCAGCCTGACGCTGCAGCATCACATGTTGGAGCCTGTGCAGAGAGTCCCTCGATACGAGATGCTGCTAAAAGACTATCTGAAGAAGCTGCCTGCGGAAGACCCTGACCGACGAGATGCAGAAA aatcGTTAGAAATCATTGCCACAGCAGCGACTCACTCCAACAGCGCCATACGGAAATCT GAGAATCTAAAGAAACTGTTGGAGATTTACGAGatgctgggagaggaggaggacatcgTTCATCCGTCCAACGAGTTCATCAAAGAGGGCCACATCCTGAAGCTGGCAGCCAGGAACACGTCAGCCATGGAGCGATACCTCTTCCTG TTCAACAACATGCTGTTGTACTGCGTGCCCAAATTCAGCCTGGGAGGAACCAAGTACACGGTGAGGACGCGAATCGGTGTCGACGGCATGAAAGTCCTGGAAACAACCAATGAGGACTACCCTCACACCTTCCAGGTGTCGGGGAAAGAGAGGACGCTGGAGCTACAAGCCAG cTCCGAGCAGGACAAGGCGGGCTGGATTAAG GCTTTCCGGAAGACCATTGAGATCTTCCAGCAAAAGAACGAATCCTTTAAGAACGCATTAAAAGATTCTGAGGAAGTGTCG AAAGCGGAGCTGGGGAAGCGTGCCCCTCGCTGGATCCGTGACAATGAAGTAACAATGTGCATGACATGTAAAGAGCCTTTCAACGCTCTCACACGGCGGAGACACCACTGCAGAGCCTGCGGCTAT GTGGTGTGCTGGAAATGTTCAGACAACAAGGTGCCGCTCGAATATGACGGCAACAAGATGAACAAAGTCTGCAGGGACTGTTTCCCCATCCTGACTGGAGAAACAGTAGCTGGGGGGAAGAAGAAGGGAATACTGGAG ATCGAAGCAGCTCAGTTCTCCGGCAGCAGCATCATGTGTGGCTTCCTTCAGTACTGCGAGAAGAACAAACCCTGGCAGAAGGTTTGGTGCGTCATCCCTGAGAAGGAATGTCTGGTGCTCTACCTCTACGGAGCTCCACAg GACGTGAAGGCCCAGTGCACAATCCCCCTCCTGGGTTACTCAGTGGATGACAGCGTGCGGCCCACAGACACTCCGTCCACCTTCCGCCTCTCCCAGTCCAAGTCCGTGCACAACTTTTCTGCTGAATCCGAGGAGCTCAAGCAGCGCTGGCTGAAAGTCATCCGGGTGGCAGTGAGGGGAGAGGTGCCAGAATGCCCTCACACCAACGGCACCAACGCAAACGTGACGGACGACAACAGCACACAGGAGGCGGCGACTGACAGCTCATAA
- the fgd4a gene encoding FYVE, RhoGEF and PH domain-containing protein 4a isoform X6, with product MDCLAARYRRCRLRHVASERKGKAVCFQSKNADEEACVAVKIEHSRALGSSPACDRSNAPSVQACLNRASGGTTNKSRGGVNGRGLSGRPRLQSKPEVPPKPLHLQSPVTELLSPLGRTKKPSLRRGMEEGGGGRGGGGGMTPVNRERAREKHSKVSDLISRFEENSHTENKRDSSPLKPVSKSTNCSPAHRPSQKQTESGRNQENHSSVLKDDHKPEANGVVAQMEQDKEDKKECENESVRIDTTELVNGDMGDGGAEQDEDHSPPPTVRTDGEAEDKKDSGTATDNEHRSEEGSTDHKETNEQKLFKIASELLQTEKAYVSRLNLLDQEFCTKLMDEANKGTFPVDVVKNIFSNISSIHTFHSQFLLPDLEKRMGEWALTPRIGDILQKLTPFLKMYAEYVKNFDKAMELLKQWTDRSPQFKATIQEIQSQEACGSLTLQHHMLEPVQRVPRYEMLLKDYLKKLPAEDPDRRDAEKSLEIIATAATHSNSAIRKSENLKKLLEIYEMLGEEEDIVHPSNEFIKEGHILKLAARNTSAMERYLFLFNNMLLYCVPKFSLGGTKYTVRTRIGVDGMKVLETTNEDYPHTFQVSGKERTLELQASSEQDKAGWIKAFRKTIEIFQQKNESFKNALKDSEEVSKAELGKRAPRWIRDNEVTMCMTCKEPFNALTRRRHHCRACGYVVCWKCSDNKVPLEYDGNKMNKVCRDCFPILTGETVAGGKKKGILEIEAAQFSGSSIMCGFLQYCEKNKPWQKVWCVIPEKECLVLYLYGAPQDVKAQCTIPLLGYSVDDSVRPTDTPSTFRLSQSKSVHNFSAESEELKQRWLKVIRVAVRGEVPECPHTNGTNANVTDDNSTQEAATDSS from the exons cTCTCGGCAGTAGCCCTGCGTGCGATCGCAGCAACGCACCCAGCGTGCAGGCGTGCCTGAATCGGGCCAGCGGTGGGACAACCAACAAGAGCAGGGGGGGAGTCAATGGAAGAGGCCTCAGTGGCAGGCCTCGGCTGCAGTCTAAACCAGAAG TGCCTCCAAAGCCACTGCACCTCCAGAGCCCAGTGACGGAGCTCTTGTCCCCACTGGGCCGCACCAAGAAACCATCACTTAGAAGGGGCATGGAGGAGGGaggcggaggaagaggaggaggaggaggaatgacgCCAGTGAACCGGGAGAGGGCCAGAGAGAAACACTCCAAAGTCTCAGACCTGATCAGTCGCTTTGAGGAGAACAg CCAcacagagaacaagagagaCAGCTCGCCGCTCAAGCCTGTCAGCAAGTCCACCAACTGCAGCCCGGCGCACCGCCCCAGCCAGAAGCAGACGGAGAGCGGCAGGAATCAGGAGAACCACTCCTCCGTGCTCAAGGATGACCACAAGCCGGAGGCCAACGGGGTGGTAGCACAGATGGAGCAGGACAAGGAGGACAAAAAGGAGTGTGAGAATGAAAGTGTGAGGATAGACACCACCGAGCTGGTCAATGGAGATATGGGGGACGGGGGAGCAGAGCAGGATGAGGATCATTCACCTCCACCGACAGTGAGGACTGATGGAGAAGCTGAGGACAAGAAGGACAGCGGGACTGCGACAGACAACGAGCACAGGAGTGAAGAAGGGAGCACAGACCATAAG GAGACGAATGAGCAGAAGCTGTTTAAAATCGCCAGCGAGCTGCTGCAGACGGAGAAGGCCTACGTATCCAGACTGAACCTGCTGGACCAG GAGTTCTGTACGAAGCTAATGGACGAGGCTAATAAGGGAACGTTCCCTGTGGACGTGGTGAAGAACATCTTCTCCAACATCTCCTCCATCCACACCTTCCACAGCCAGTTTCTGCTTCCAGACCTGGAGAAACGCATGGGAGAATG gGCGTTGACACCTCGCATCGGGGACATCCTCCAGAAACTCACACCCTTCCTCAAGATGTACGCAGAGTACGTGAAGAATTTCGACAAGGCCATGGAGCTGCTGAAGCAGTGGACCGACCGTTCTCCTCAGTTCAAGGCCACAATCCAGGAGATACAG AGTCAAGAGGCCTGTGGCAGCCTGACGCTGCAGCATCACATGTTGGAGCCTGTGCAGAGAGTCCCTCGATACGAGATGCTGCTAAAAGACTATCTGAAGAAGCTGCCTGCGGAAGACCCTGACCGACGAGATGCAGAAA aatcGTTAGAAATCATTGCCACAGCAGCGACTCACTCCAACAGCGCCATACGGAAATCT GAGAATCTAAAGAAACTGTTGGAGATTTACGAGatgctgggagaggaggaggacatcgTTCATCCGTCCAACGAGTTCATCAAAGAGGGCCACATCCTGAAGCTGGCAGCCAGGAACACGTCAGCCATGGAGCGATACCTCTTCCTG TTCAACAACATGCTGTTGTACTGCGTGCCCAAATTCAGCCTGGGAGGAACCAAGTACACGGTGAGGACGCGAATCGGTGTCGACGGCATGAAAGTCCTGGAAACAACCAATGAGGACTACCCTCACACCTTCCAGGTGTCGGGGAAAGAGAGGACGCTGGAGCTACAAGCCAG cTCCGAGCAGGACAAGGCGGGCTGGATTAAG GCTTTCCGGAAGACCATTGAGATCTTCCAGCAAAAGAACGAATCCTTTAAGAACGCATTAAAAGATTCTGAGGAAGTGTCG AAAGCGGAGCTGGGGAAGCGTGCCCCTCGCTGGATCCGTGACAATGAAGTAACAATGTGCATGACATGTAAAGAGCCTTTCAACGCTCTCACACGGCGGAGACACCACTGCAGAGCCTGCGGCTAT GTGGTGTGCTGGAAATGTTCAGACAACAAGGTGCCGCTCGAATATGACGGCAACAAGATGAACAAAGTCTGCAGGGACTGTTTCCCCATCCTGACTGGAGAAACAGTAGCTGGGGGGAAGAAGAAGGGAATACTGGAG ATCGAAGCAGCTCAGTTCTCCGGCAGCAGCATCATGTGTGGCTTCCTTCAGTACTGCGAGAAGAACAAACCCTGGCAGAAGGTTTGGTGCGTCATCCCTGAGAAGGAATGTCTGGTGCTCTACCTCTACGGAGCTCCACAg GACGTGAAGGCCCAGTGCACAATCCCCCTCCTGGGTTACTCAGTGGATGACAGCGTGCGGCCCACAGACACTCCGTCCACCTTCCGCCTCTCCCAGTCCAAGTCCGTGCACAACTTTTCTGCTGAATCCGAGGAGCTCAAGCAGCGCTGGCTGAAAGTCATCCGGGTGGCAGTGAGGGGAGAGGTGCCAGAATGCCCTCACACCAACGGCACCAACGCAAACGTGACGGACGACAACAGCACACAGGAGGCGGCGACTGACAGCTCATAA